The following coding sequences lie in one Psychrilyobacter atlanticus DSM 19335 genomic window:
- a CDS encoding tail protein X, with protein sequence MIREVDIYKTIQGDTWDNISFKVYGEDKFSKSLIRANPRYMNIAIFSGGIELICPDIPNTRNLILPPWRQP encoded by the coding sequence TTGATTAGAGAAGTGGATATATACAAAACTATCCAGGGAGATACCTGGGATAATATTAGTTTCAAAGTATATGGAGAAGATAAATTCTCTAAATCATTAATAAGAGCTAACCCAAGATATATGAATATAGCCATCTTCAGTGGTGGGATAGAGTTGATATGTCCAGATATCCCTAATACTAGAAACTTAATCCTTCCACCTTGGAGGCAGCCATGA
- a CDS encoding phage tail sheath family protein: MGSINHGVKTSESSTSIASVIESGNCAVIIGTAPVNLAKSPKINTPVLCYSEREAIEAFGYSDEWASYTLCEAIDVFFRLFKVGPVVFINVLDPATHKEAVSDGAITFTKKKGIIADKGILLPSLSLKQSDDSPVPKDKYTAVFNEDGSVSIIVIDETLAETLNTGKVSYDKLKPSLVTETDIIGGIDTTTLKTEGIALINQVFPKFNKVPNIGLAPGWTDKSKVMTSLVSAMKSINEVFTGIALADIDATTIDKYNKVPAWKNDNSYIHENLYNFWPMALIDKTLYHISTLVAASIYAVDTKNGDIPYESPSNKPLNITGICLKNKTEVDLLLTQADYLNDNGVATSINFNNGWRLWGNRTGCYPSNTDIKDNTISCKRMFIWDNNNFTLTYWLDVDKPANNKLMDKIVDSYNDYYNGLVTTGAILGGRIEFNKQDNPTTKLMDGKYNFKRYMTPVGVAEKIESALEYDTEYLKKLFGGGK; encoded by the coding sequence ATGGGATCTATAAATCATGGAGTAAAAACAAGTGAATCTTCTACCTCTATAGCAAGTGTAATAGAAAGTGGTAATTGCGCAGTAATTATAGGAACTGCACCAGTAAATCTAGCAAAGTCACCTAAGATAAATACCCCCGTTCTTTGCTATTCAGAAAGAGAAGCAATAGAAGCTTTTGGATATTCAGATGAATGGGCCAGTTATACCCTTTGTGAAGCTATAGATGTATTCTTCAGGCTATTCAAAGTAGGACCGGTAGTCTTTATAAATGTTTTAGATCCTGCTACTCACAAGGAAGCTGTCAGTGATGGAGCTATCACATTTACTAAGAAAAAAGGAATTATAGCAGACAAAGGAATCCTGTTACCTAGTCTATCTTTAAAACAATCTGATGATAGTCCAGTTCCTAAAGATAAATACACAGCAGTATTCAATGAGGATGGTTCTGTAAGTATCATAGTTATAGATGAAACATTAGCAGAAACTCTAAACACAGGGAAAGTAAGCTACGATAAACTAAAGCCTAGCTTAGTAACTGAAACAGATATTATTGGAGGTATTGATACAACTACTCTTAAAACTGAAGGAATAGCTTTAATAAATCAGGTATTTCCTAAATTTAATAAGGTTCCTAATATCGGATTAGCTCCTGGATGGACAGATAAAAGTAAGGTTATGACATCCCTAGTATCTGCTATGAAAAGTATAAATGAAGTTTTTACTGGAATAGCATTAGCTGATATAGATGCAACTACTATCGATAAGTATAACAAAGTTCCTGCATGGAAAAACGATAATAGTTATATCCATGAGAATTTGTATAACTTTTGGCCAATGGCTTTAATCGATAAAACTCTTTATCACATCTCTACTCTAGTAGCAGCTTCTATTTACGCAGTAGATACCAAAAACGGAGATATTCCATATGAATCACCTTCCAATAAGCCTCTTAATATTACAGGGATATGCCTAAAGAATAAAACAGAGGTCGATCTCCTATTAACCCAGGCAGATTATCTAAATGATAATGGAGTAGCAACTTCTATTAACTTTAATAATGGTTGGAGACTATGGGGGAATAGAACCGGATGTTACCCATCTAACACAGATATCAAAGATAATACTATTTCTTGTAAGAGAATGTTTATCTGGGATAACAACAACTTTACTTTGACTTACTGGTTAGATGTAGATAAGCCGGCTAACAATAAGCTCATGGATAAGATAGTAGACAGCTATAACGACTACTACAATGGTCTAGTCACTACAGGAGCTATATTAGGTGGAAGGATTGAGTTTAATAAACAGGATAATCCTACTACTAAGTTAATGGATGGGAAGTATAACTTCAAAAGATATATGACTCCAGTAGGAGTAGCAGAAAAGATCGAATCAGCTCTAGAGTATGATACAGAATACTTAAAGAAACTATTTGGAGGTGGTAAGTAA
- a CDS encoding head-tail joining protein codes for MNFKDMMDEDLDLLFDPEEIGEKVIFEDNEIVVVKSSETFRTKYKGKAEEMGIYTNGVCVSIRKTDFPSGLAPNDRVEMDNESYEILDIEDLGNTYRIDIATNYR; via the coding sequence ATGAACTTTAAAGATATGATGGATGAAGATTTGGATCTCCTCTTTGACCCTGAAGAGATAGGAGAAAAGGTTATCTTTGAAGATAATGAAATCGTGGTGGTTAAATCTTCAGAAACCTTTAGGACAAAGTATAAAGGTAAAGCTGAAGAGATGGGGATCTATACCAATGGAGTCTGTGTATCTATCAGGAAAACAGACTTTCCATCAGGTTTAGCACCTAATGACAGAGTAGAGATGGACAATGAATCCTATGAAATTCTAGATATAGAAGATCTGGGGAACACATACCGGATAGATATAGCTACTAATTATAGATAA
- a CDS encoding phage tail tape measure protein has product MNRDFIIKIGGTLNPSVKKSFSKASKELEKLGLEMKQMKTRSKALGKAKQESSKLENQFIKSRSQFQKNSKESEILADKIEQLKIQVNGSGKASKAATIEFKKALQTQKQLDKNLVKSKESTERYSNELSKAKSRVWMLSKGEKELGDKMQRNLKIQEKMRKSQKRFKSHKENGQKRMKKMIPPALMIGVGVKLAIDDEAAFADVKKQLSISDPKEIQKFRKELLQTTKDIPLMNTEIYEIAAAAGQAGIEQKELAKFTADTAKVAVAFGVDADKAGGNLATWRTSLKMTQTEVMGLADQINTLGDNIKVTPAQVSDIVTAMGPLGKMANVTVSETAALGASLIDFGVKDASTASTALRKLYSTMSSGESASKSRKEAFKALGFDSGQIARDMQKDSMGTIKKVLGAFENVDKSKRMSIGTMLFGEEAVGALLPLTNQLGKLQNNLDLINDKKKVANSVNNEFNNVNGTASAQLKILGKSLLNLGLAFTNFLLPPLKVLTKLFTKGSQIITGFSQKFPGLTEFLTLTATGFVGVNLAIGAATFGVGALGTAFTALMSNPILLILAAVAAGGYLIYKNFDKIESKTIELWNGFKTNIGKMKDKTLELWDVFEKSPIFKVFEYSPLGMFLKGIKRIYTWYKKFKGEKGEENQVTFSKKVNSQYSLNGKPRLNPNIPKYATGGTVTTPHLAIVGDAPETIVPHDGTRQSKSLWYHAGAKLGMFAGDGIPSLTSKVEKKLVNNSTDKKIEIKVDFNPTIQGNVNNISEILKKSSEDLAQIIKKIVKDTIAEETKLERRLSFD; this is encoded by the coding sequence ATGAATAGAGATTTTATTATTAAGATAGGTGGAACCCTTAATCCATCAGTAAAGAAGAGTTTTAGTAAGGCTAGTAAGGAACTAGAAAAATTAGGCTTGGAAATGAAGCAGATGAAAACAAGGAGTAAAGCTTTAGGAAAAGCCAAACAGGAAAGCTCTAAACTAGAAAATCAATTCATTAAAAGTCGTTCTCAATTTCAAAAAAATAGCAAGGAATCAGAAATTTTAGCAGATAAGATTGAGCAATTAAAGATTCAGGTTAATGGATCGGGAAAAGCCAGTAAAGCCGCAACTATTGAATTTAAAAAAGCATTACAAACACAGAAACAATTAGATAAGAATCTGGTTAAATCAAAAGAATCAACAGAAAGATATAGTAATGAATTATCTAAAGCTAAATCAAGGGTATGGATGCTATCTAAAGGTGAAAAAGAACTTGGAGACAAGATGCAGAGAAATCTTAAGATCCAGGAAAAAATGAGAAAAAGTCAGAAGCGATTTAAAAGCCATAAAGAGAATGGCCAAAAAAGAATGAAGAAAATGATCCCTCCTGCTCTCATGATCGGAGTAGGAGTTAAATTAGCTATAGATGATGAAGCTGCATTTGCAGATGTGAAAAAACAATTAAGTATCAGTGATCCTAAAGAGATCCAAAAATTTAGAAAAGAACTATTGCAGACAACAAAGGATATTCCTTTGATGAACACTGAGATATATGAAATAGCTGCAGCTGCAGGTCAAGCTGGTATAGAGCAAAAAGAACTGGCTAAATTTACCGCTGATACTGCAAAGGTAGCCGTTGCTTTTGGTGTTGATGCAGATAAAGCCGGCGGGAATCTTGCTACCTGGAGAACTTCCCTTAAGATGACTCAAACAGAAGTCATGGGATTAGCAGATCAGATAAATACATTGGGAGATAATATTAAAGTTACTCCCGCTCAAGTAAGTGATATTGTAACAGCCATGGGACCTTTAGGAAAAATGGCTAATGTTACAGTATCGGAAACCGCTGCTTTAGGCGCAAGTCTTATTGATTTTGGTGTTAAAGATGCAAGTACTGCCAGTACTGCACTAAGAAAACTATATTCCACTATGAGTAGTGGAGAATCAGCCAGTAAAAGTAGAAAAGAAGCATTTAAGGCACTAGGATTTGACTCAGGACAGATTGCAAGAGATATGCAAAAAGATTCTATGGGAACTATAAAGAAGGTTCTAGGAGCATTTGAAAATGTAGATAAGAGTAAACGAATGTCTATAGGAACCATGCTATTTGGTGAAGAAGCAGTGGGAGCACTCCTGCCTTTAACCAATCAGTTAGGGAAATTGCAGAATAACTTGGATCTTATAAATGATAAGAAAAAAGTGGCTAATAGTGTTAATAATGAATTTAACAATGTGAATGGCACTGCTTCAGCTCAATTGAAAATATTAGGAAAATCACTACTTAATCTAGGTCTGGCTTTTACTAATTTCTTACTTCCCCCTTTAAAAGTTCTGACTAAATTATTTACTAAAGGCTCACAGATAATTACAGGATTTTCACAAAAATTCCCAGGACTAACAGAGTTTCTAACTCTAACAGCAACAGGATTTGTAGGAGTAAATTTAGCTATTGGAGCAGCTACTTTTGGAGTAGGTGCTCTGGGTACAGCTTTTACTGCACTAATGTCTAATCCGATCCTTTTAATTTTAGCTGCAGTTGCAGCAGGTGGATATTTAATCTATAAGAACTTCGATAAGATCGAATCTAAAACTATAGAACTATGGAATGGATTTAAAACCAATATAGGAAAGATGAAAGATAAAACTTTAGAGTTATGGGATGTATTTGAAAAATCCCCAATATTTAAAGTATTTGAGTACAGTCCTTTAGGAATGTTTTTAAAGGGTATTAAAAGAATATATACTTGGTATAAGAAATTTAAAGGTGAAAAAGGAGAAGAAAATCAAGTTACTTTTAGCAAAAAAGTTAATTCTCAATACAGTTTAAACGGTAAACCAAGATTAAACCCCAATATTCCTAAATATGCTACAGGAGGAACAGTCACTACCCCTCATTTAGCCATAGTAGGAGATGCCCCAGAAACTATAGTTCCTCATGATGGAACCAGACAATCAAAAAGCCTTTGGTATCACGCAGGAGCTAAGTTAGGAATGTTTGCTGGAGATGGGATCCCATCCTTAACTTCCAAAGTTGAGAAGAAATTAGTTAATAATTCTACCGATAAAAAGATAGAGATTAAGGTAGATTTTAATCCTACTATCCAAGGTAATGTAAATAATATCAGTGAGATCCTAAAAAAATCAAGTGAGGATCTAGCACAAATAATCAAGAAAATTGTTAAAGATACAATTGCTGAAGAAACTAAATTAGAGAGGAGGCTAAGTTTTGATTAG
- a CDS encoding phage baseplate assembly protein V gives MEFRFLRTGKVSSISYKMTTARVEFDDTPGKISKPLQVLTDHTNKERSYSMPSLKENVVCIFLPGSNEGAGFILGSYSSEKNLPKDTGKIKYIIFPDGTKVKYNFETHLLEVDCIGDIDIKGANNVNISSKNIVITSDNLTINSKATSIAGTSLAIDAITTAKNITAEEVGVSKLTTPKGDVDLHKHKDAENRPTTVPE, from the coding sequence ATGGAGTTTAGGTTTTTAAGGACTGGAAAGGTATCATCTATAAGTTATAAGATGACTACAGCAAGGGTAGAATTTGATGACACTCCTGGGAAAATATCTAAACCTTTACAAGTTCTAACAGATCATACGAATAAAGAAAGAAGTTATTCAATGCCTAGTCTAAAAGAAAATGTAGTTTGTATTTTTTTGCCAGGCTCAAATGAGGGAGCAGGCTTTATTTTAGGTAGTTATTCAAGTGAAAAGAATCTACCAAAAGATACCGGTAAGATAAAATATATTATCTTTCCTGATGGAACTAAGGTCAAATATAACTTTGAAACCCATCTATTAGAAGTTGATTGTATAGGAGATATAGATATAAAGGGAGCTAATAACGTAAATATATCTTCTAAAAACATAGTGATTACTAGCGATAATCTAACTATTAACTCAAAAGCTACTTCTATTGCAGGAACTTCACTAGCTATAGATGCAATAACAACAGCTAAAAATATCACAGCTGAAGAAGTAGGAGTAAGCAAATTAACCACTCCTAAAGGAGATGTAGACCTCCATAAACATAAAGATGCAGAAAATAGACCAACTACAGTACCAGAATAG
- a CDS encoding phage tail assembly protein → MKENEELKLAEDKKKKDYVTVVGGVTTINLKHPIKFNDVEIKEVKMDFNSLTGAKLCEAEVVSQGKYYSPSSEIKFGQAYQAAVGAAAADLPYEAILELKHSDFDILAEVVKGFLLA, encoded by the coding sequence ATGAAAGAAAATGAAGAACTTAAATTAGCAGAAGATAAAAAGAAAAAAGACTATGTAACTGTAGTCGGTGGAGTAACTACTATTAATTTAAAACATCCTATTAAATTTAATGATGTGGAGATCAAAGAAGTTAAGATGGATTTTAATTCTTTGACTGGAGCAAAGTTATGCGAAGCAGAGGTAGTCTCTCAGGGTAAATATTACAGTCCTAGTTCAGAGATTAAATTCGGACAGGCATATCAAGCTGCAGTAGGAGCAGCTGCAGCAGACCTTCCATATGAAGCAATCTTAGAATTAAAACATTCTGATTTTGATATCTTAGCAGAAGTGGTAAAGGGTTTCTTATTAGCTTAG
- a CDS encoding phage late control D family protein, with protein sequence MISRRTYIIVTYEGKDITGDISSYIQGFSYTDNLDKGDSVTLSLTGDKWIKEWAILKGDKLKVELGVINWRNEGDNRILKCGTFTIDDLSFSGTPDTMHISGTSIDITKDLKGVKKDNTWENVSLREIAQEISNIYSMDLFYDCSKEFTFDKVNQLKESDASLLARLSKEQGMALKITMDKIILFDEKTYEDKETVVTFNKSDLMSYDLQCDDLEVYDGCELTFYDPVLGELLKGKYEAPMSSFYKVKTGKILHKNVDTKVTGTTKEEKEKFLNERAKKILRNMNKNETKMKISHMGDPEYLAGLTTKILGFGRYDGVYLITSVTHDITREYTCGLNMRRRLDF encoded by the coding sequence ATGATATCCAGGAGAACCTATATAATCGTTACTTATGAAGGTAAGGATATCACAGGAGACATATCTTCATATATTCAAGGGTTCTCATACACAGATAACCTAGATAAAGGTGATAGTGTGACCCTCAGCCTCACAGGGGATAAATGGATAAAAGAATGGGCTATCTTAAAAGGAGATAAGCTCAAAGTCGAATTAGGAGTAATTAATTGGAGAAATGAAGGAGATAACAGGATCTTAAAATGTGGAACTTTTACCATAGATGACCTTTCTTTTTCAGGGACACCAGACACTATGCATATCTCAGGAACTTCTATAGATATAACTAAAGATCTAAAAGGAGTAAAAAAAGACAATACTTGGGAGAATGTATCTTTAAGAGAGATTGCTCAAGAGATATCAAATATTTATTCCATGGATCTATTCTATGACTGCTCTAAAGAATTTACCTTTGACAAGGTGAATCAACTAAAAGAGTCAGATGCTAGTCTACTAGCGAGATTATCAAAAGAACAAGGGATGGCCTTGAAGATAACTATGGATAAAATCATTCTTTTTGATGAAAAGACATATGAAGACAAAGAAACCGTAGTTACTTTTAATAAATCAGATCTAATGAGCTATGACCTTCAATGTGACGATCTAGAGGTCTATGATGGATGTGAACTTACATTCTATGATCCGGTCTTGGGAGAACTCCTAAAAGGAAAATATGAAGCTCCTATGAGTTCTTTCTATAAAGTAAAAACAGGAAAGATCCTCCATAAAAATGTAGATACAAAAGTTACAGGAACTACTAAAGAAGAAAAAGAAAAGTTTTTAAATGAACGAGCAAAAAAGATACTTAGAAATATGAATAAAAATGAAACAAAAATGAAAATATCTCATATGGGAGACCCGGAATATTTAGCAGGTTTAACAACTAAAATTTTAGGTTTTGGAAGATATGATGGAGTCTATCTAATAACTTCAGTTACCCATGATATTACCAGGGAATATACCTGCGGTTTAAATATGAGAAGGAGGTTGGACTTTTAA
- a CDS encoding baseplate assembly protein: MNDLNIHNESSEEILGRMVKKYEELSGVSLGLADERRWLLQTVAYSLFVRNETTNEGLKMNLLRYTKGDYATEMGAFTDTERLSAKKASVLLKFEIEEEKEHLLGVNSVRVTPGNNMYFLTPYFEFKPGETIKEVIAICTKEGIVGNGYLPGEINKIVDPFPFFKSVINMEISQGGAEIESDSSLKERIRTAPSKFSTAGPGDGYIYWAKTANQEIIDVNVEMTTPGTVRITPLMKGGELPTDSILQDVLTICSADKKRPLTDNLIVNKPTQIDYDIDFTYYISSKNIGLVNEIQDQVNKAVSEYVSWQKGALKRDITPTELIYLVRNAGAKRVNIVSPAFKIVNSFEVAKESGLNIRYGGVEDD, encoded by the coding sequence TTGAATGATTTAAATATACATAATGAAAGTTCAGAAGAGATCCTCGGAAGGATGGTTAAAAAGTATGAAGAGTTAAGCGGTGTTTCTTTAGGGTTAGCAGATGAAAGAAGATGGCTTCTGCAGACAGTTGCTTATTCTTTATTTGTCAGAAATGAAACTACCAATGAGGGACTTAAAATGAATTTGCTCCGATATACAAAGGGAGATTATGCCACAGAGATGGGAGCCTTTACAGACACAGAGAGGTTGAGTGCTAAAAAAGCCAGTGTACTTTTAAAATTTGAAATAGAGGAAGAAAAGGAACATCTTTTAGGAGTTAATTCAGTGAGGGTAACACCAGGAAATAACATGTATTTTTTAACACCATATTTTGAGTTTAAGCCAGGAGAAACTATTAAAGAAGTTATTGCTATTTGTACTAAAGAAGGAATAGTTGGCAACGGATATCTTCCAGGAGAAATAAATAAGATAGTTGATCCTTTTCCATTTTTTAAATCAGTAATAAATATGGAAATATCCCAAGGAGGAGCTGAGATAGAATCAGACAGCAGTCTAAAAGAAAGGATCCGAACAGCTCCAAGTAAATTTTCAACTGCAGGTCCAGGAGACGGATATATCTATTGGGCAAAAACTGCTAACCAGGAGATTATAGATGTAAATGTAGAAATGACCACACCAGGAACAGTCCGGATAACTCCTCTAATGAAAGGCGGAGAACTTCCTACAGATAGTATACTTCAAGATGTATTAACTATTTGTAGTGCAGATAAGAAAAGACCACTGACAGATAATCTAATAGTAAATAAACCTACGCAAATAGATTATGATATAGATTTTACCTACTACATTTCTAGTAAAAATATAGGGCTGGTAAATGAGATCCAAGACCAAGTTAATAAGGCAGTTAGTGAATATGTTTCCTGGCAAAAAGGAGCTCTTAAAAGAGACATAACCCCTACTGAATTAATCTACTTAGTTAGGAACGCAGGAGCTAAAAGAGTTAATATTGTATCTCCAGCTTTTAAAATTGTTAACTCATTTGAAGTGGCCAAGGAAAGTGGTTTAAACATTAGATATGGAGGAGTAGAAGATGATTAA
- a CDS encoding phage major tail tube protein, with protein sequence MNGFPISLKGFTLYINALLEVGTVDVELPNIQFMTDTVTGSGIGGELEVPIAGLTKSMTMKIKKRAVNSQFTTLVAPIIHQLAFRGKIQMADPGSAIGRVKERTIRIMAKVMPKSKNLGKAETAKAMDTEAEFEVISIRIFVDEIPTLHIDKLNNIFAVDGINYLDDDDFL encoded by the coding sequence ATGAATGGATTTCCAATATCCCTAAAGGGATTTACTCTATATATAAATGCATTATTAGAAGTAGGAACTGTAGATGTAGAACTGCCTAATATTCAATTTATGACCGATACAGTTACAGGATCAGGAATAGGAGGAGAGTTAGAAGTTCCTATTGCAGGACTAACTAAATCAATGACTATGAAGATCAAGAAAAGAGCAGTTAACAGTCAATTCACAACACTCGTTGCGCCTATCATCCACCAATTAGCTTTTAGAGGTAAAATTCAAATGGCTGATCCTGGAAGTGCAATAGGTAGAGTTAAAGAAAGAACTATAAGGATCATGGCTAAAGTAATGCCTAAGAGTAAGAATTTAGGGAAAGCAGAAACAGCTAAAGCTATGGATACAGAAGCAGAATTTGAAGTAATTAGTATAAGAATATTTGTAGATGAGATTCCAACTCTTCATATCGATAAATTAAATAATATATTTGCAGTAGATGGAATTAATTATCTAGACGATGATGACTTCCTATAA
- a CDS encoding phage tail protein has protein sequence MIEIDSKLMDKIKKELEGITDGIESVVSGAANKAALEAKRDIVSRIIDEFYIDKKPINASITIKKANESNTVAQVKNNRKKDTFTLKRFKVDIPSNGPIKVAQSRSGGIKELKRGFVNAPKNQPGNLQVFRRDGKKRNPISLQRGYSTGGMLETNNVIEFIEDLIQEKLENNLGTQVEKFFEK, from the coding sequence ATGATTGAGATCGATAGTAAATTAATGGATAAAATTAAAAAAGAACTGGAAGGCATAACAGATGGTATTGAAAGTGTAGTTTCAGGTGCTGCTAATAAGGCAGCCCTGGAAGCTAAAAGAGATATTGTGAGTCGTATTATTGATGAATTCTATATCGATAAGAAGCCCATAAATGCCAGTATCACAATAAAAAAAGCCAATGAAAGTAATACAGTAGCCCAGGTTAAAAACAACAGGAAAAAGGATACATTTACTCTTAAAAGATTTAAAGTAGATATCCCAAGTAATGGTCCCATCAAGGTAGCTCAAAGCAGAAGTGGTGGGATAAAAGAGTTAAAAAGAGGGTTTGTTAATGCTCCTAAGAATCAACCTGGAAACCTTCAGGTATTCAGAAGAGATGGAAAGAAAAGAAATCCAATTAGTTTACAAAGAGGATACTCTACCGGTGGAATGTTAGAGACAAATAATGTAATCGAATTTATTGAGGATCTTATTCAAGAGAAACTAGAAAATAACTTAGGTACACAAGTAGAAAAATTCTTTGAAAAATAG
- a CDS encoding phage tail protein produces MIKIDDISILRLLPNFLQEDKEIKLLIQVIQEELVLINTREKNLFLYGDFKVLDESILDELAYQWRVEGYEQTLSKAVKASLVETAYIVRKTKGTRYAVEKTMKDIHGDFELLEWQEYGGSPYHFKIIGSTSPTSEKLKELYKSINMTKNERSSLDGIIISSQWEGTNYSGTIFHSSLYEVIPLDPNVASDFEKYLGGRNG; encoded by the coding sequence ATGATTAAAATAGATGACATTTCAATTTTGAGACTCCTCCCTAATTTCCTTCAGGAAGATAAAGAGATAAAACTATTAATCCAGGTTATCCAGGAAGAGCTAGTCCTGATTAATACCAGGGAAAAGAATCTTTTTCTCTATGGGGATTTCAAGGTATTGGATGAGTCTATCCTAGATGAATTAGCATATCAATGGAGAGTTGAGGGGTATGAACAGACTTTATCTAAAGCAGTTAAAGCCAGTTTAGTAGAAACAGCATATATCGTAAGGAAAACCAAAGGAACTAGGTATGCAGTAGAAAAAACTATGAAAGATATTCATGGTGATTTTGAACTTTTAGAATGGCAGGAGTATGGAGGATCTCCATATCACTTTAAGATCATTGGGAGTACCTCACCAACCAGTGAAAAATTAAAAGAACTATATAAATCAATCAATATGACTAAAAATGAAAGAAGTTCCCTCGATGGAATAATAATCAGCAGCCAATGGGAAGGGACAAACTACTCTGGAACTATCTTTCATTCATCACTCTATGAAGTTATTCCATTAGACCCTAATGTAGCTTCAGATTTTGAAAAATATTTAGGAGGAAGAAATGGCTAA
- a CDS encoding phage tail protein yields MIGKLGDIPFEVSFDGKNKKILNFSNLKLNSGANYGKHTQKGQKPALEFIDLKSDILTFKMTFRSDFGIDPQELLKKLNEYKNNGETLDFSLGNNPVGSGQYVITSYDAGYEYITNGGKIRKIDISLTLEEYLEMIYKNIDIVVKPKKATKKKSVSQGFNQGMIDRGEG; encoded by the coding sequence ATGATAGGAAAGTTAGGAGATATTCCCTTTGAAGTCTCCTTTGATGGGAAGAATAAGAAAATATTAAATTTTAGTAACTTAAAATTAAATAGCGGGGCTAACTATGGAAAACATACCCAGAAAGGGCAGAAACCTGCTCTGGAATTTATAGATCTAAAATCCGATATTCTTACTTTTAAGATGACTTTCAGAAGTGACTTTGGGATAGATCCCCAAGAACTTCTAAAAAAATTAAATGAGTATAAAAATAATGGTGAGACATTAGATTTTAGTTTAGGAAATAACCCTGTAGGAAGTGGCCAATATGTTATTACTTCCTATGATGCAGGATATGAATATATTACCAATGGCGGAAAGATAAGAAAGATAGATATTTCCCTTACTTTAGAAGAGTATCTGGAGATGATATACAAAAATATAGATATTGTAGTGAAACCTAAAAAAGCTACCAAGAAAAAGAGTGTCTCTCAAGGATTTAATCAAGGGATGATAGATAGAGGTGAGGGATAG